The Salvelinus namaycush isolate Seneca chromosome 16, SaNama_1.0, whole genome shotgun sequence genome has a segment encoding these proteins:
- the LOC120061714 gene encoding neuropeptides B/W receptor type 2-like, which translates to MENISISNTRRVFPVVCNESTDYYYLSATNRTDLNCTPQSEFYFYEDLYVVLPVIYSVICAVGLTGNTAVIYVILKAPKMKTVTNMFILNLAIADDLFTLVLPINIAEHLLHYWPLGEVLCKIILSIDHYNIFSSIYFLMVMSVDRYLVVLATVRSKRMPYRTYRAAKIVSLCVWILVILIVMPFTVFAGVYISPDDLDRKSCVLSFPSPESLWFKASRIYTLILGFAIPVSTICILYTMMLYKLRNMRLNSNAKALDKAKKKVTIMVFVVLAVCLFCWTGFHLSTIVALTTDLRTTPLLIGLSYFITSLSYANSCLNPFLYAFLDDSFRKAFKKMLECRPAGM; encoded by the coding sequence ATGGAGAATATATCTATCTCGAACACCCGCAGGGTATTTCCGGTGGTGTGTAACGAATCCACGGACTACTATTATCTGAGCGCGACTAACCGGACAGATCTGAACTGCACGCCCCAGTCAGAGTTCTACTTTTACGAGGACCTCTATGTAGTCCTGCCTGTGATCTATTCGGTAATATGCGCCGTGGGTTTAACAGGGAACACGGCCGTTATCTACGTAATCCTCAAAGCGCCTAAAATGAAGACGGTGACCAATATGTTTATCCTAAACTTGGCGATAGCCGACGACCTGTTTACCCTGGTACTACCCATTAACATCGCCGAGCACCTGCTCCACTACTGGCCCTTAGGAGAGGTGCTGTGTAAGATCATCCTGAGCATAGACCACTACAACATCTTCTCCAGTATCTACTTTCTGATGGTCATGAGTGTGGACCGTTATCTGGTCGTCCTGGCGACGGTGCGTTCCAAGCGTATGCCATACCGCACGTACCGCGCGGCCAAGATAGTGAGCCTGTGCGTCTGGATCCTCGTGATTCTTATCGTGATGCCGTTCACTGTATTCGCCGGGGTCTACATCAGTCCCGATGACTTGGACCGGAAAAGCTGCGTCCTCAGCTTCCCGAGCCCGGAGAGTTTGTGGTTCAAGGCGAGCCGGATATACACCCTGATCCTCGGCTTCGCCATCCCGGTGTCGACCATCTGTATTCTCTACACCATGATGCTGTACAAACTACGGAACATGCGCCTCAACTCCAACGCCAAGGCTCTGGACAAGGCTAAAAAAAAAGTCACTATTATGGTGTTTGTAGTCCTAGCGGTGTGTCTGTTCTGTTGGACGGGGTTTCACCTCAGCACCATAGTGGCTCTCACCACCGACCTGAGGACCACTCCGCTGCTCATCGGGTTGTCCTACTTCATCACCAGCCTCAGCTACGCCAACTCTTGTCTGAACCCTTTTCTTTACGCCTTCCTGGATGACAGCTTCAGGAAAGCGTTCAAGAAGATGCTAGAATGTAGACCGGCGGGAATGTAG